From one Chryseobacterium sp. 3008163 genomic stretch:
- the recO gene encoding DNA repair protein RecO → MNSQNGFLLSFIKYGENDAILHCFTEEEGFQTYFLKGIYTRKNKKKAFLLPLNKLNFSIRVGSRSGSMQTISNLEILNLHDLYTDIKANTVVFFISDFLNQILRNENKNSAVFYVIDEFIDQLNNKNYQSHLIFLIKILKIQGVAPLLDEGNFLDPETGTFSPFSNHLLFDEEISLFWKSIISSQNPYDNKIPSSKEKDF, encoded by the coding sequence ATGAATTCTCAAAACGGTTTTTTACTTTCGTTTATAAAATATGGTGAAAACGATGCAATTTTGCATTGTTTTACCGAAGAGGAAGGCTTTCAGACTTATTTTCTAAAAGGTATTTATACCCGAAAGAATAAGAAGAAAGCCTTTCTTTTGCCTTTAAATAAATTAAATTTTTCGATACGAGTTGGTAGCAGAAGTGGCAGTATGCAGACGATATCTAATCTTGAAATACTGAATCTACATGACCTATATACAGACATCAAAGCCAATACTGTCGTATTTTTTATTTCAGATTTTTTAAACCAAATTTTAAGAAACGAAAATAAAAATTCAGCAGTGTTTTATGTCATTGATGAATTTATAGACCAGCTCAACAACAAAAATTATCAGTCACACCTTATTTTTTTAATTAAAATATTAAAAATTCAAGGGGTTGCACCACTTTTAGATGAAGGAAATTTTCTTGATCCGGAAACCGGAACTTTTTCTCCTTTTTCTAATCACCTGCTATTTGATGAGGAAATTTCTTTATTTTGGAAGAGCATTATTTCGTCACAGAATCCTTACGACAATAAAATTCCATCTTCAAAAGAAAAGGATTTTTAG